GGCAAAGACCGTACCTACCGCACATCCACCAGCAGGAGCGACCTGCCCATCGGCGATATCGCCACATACATTGCGGAGCCTGCACCGGTACTTATCCGTAGCCACCTGTTCAACGCAGCCGCCCTCTCCAGCGACCCGCAAGCCCATCTGATTTCGGAGGGCATCGCCTACGTGGCCAGCGACTTGCCGCTCCCTACACCTGGATTTACCTGCTACGAGATTGTCGCCCACTCAGAAATTTCCACCGGGGCTGTACGCTCCATGCTCAAGGAACATGACATCGGTAAAATCACCTTGAAGTTGCGGGGTGTCAAGTTGGACCCCGACTCCGAAATCAAGCGCCTAAAGCCAAAGGGCAAAAAATCAGCCATACTGTTCTACACCCGCGCCGCCGGCGAAAAAATTGCGTTACTTGGCTTTACCAGGTGATAGGTAGTAAGTTGTAGGTTTTAGGTATTAGGAATATCATCCGAAGGACATTTGCCTCAGGTGTTGGAAGTGAAGAATTTCTATATTCGGCCCTGAAATGGAGATGCCCGTCACGGGCATGACTGCGTCCAAAATGGAAAGCGAAAAAAAAGACAATAACTACCTGTTTGATTCCGGGAACCTTTCGGAAGGCGCTCTCGCGAAAAAGCACCGCATTGAAAACGACCCCAGCGCCCGCACTAATATAATGGACTATTTGCCCGGCATGGAAATCATCCAGTCGGACATTGCCGACAAGGTACTTGCCGAATCCGAAAACTACGATTACTCCAAATACACCGGCAAGGACGTAAAGCGCGCCCTGGAACACGAACGCTGCACCTTGGAAGATTTTAAGGCTTTGCTCTCCCCTGCTGCCGCTCCGTATTTGGAACAGATGGCCGCCAAGGCAAAAATCGAGACCAGCAAGCACTTCGGCAACAACGTCTATTTCTTCACGCCGCTCTACATCGCGAACTACTGCGAGAACTACTGCGTCTATTGCGGGTTCAACTGCTACAACCATATCAAGCGCATGCAACTCACCATGGAGCAGATCGAGCACGAGATGAAGGTCATCGCCGACAGCGGCATGGAAGAAATCCTGATTCTCACCGGCGAAAGCCGCGCGAAAAGCAGTGTGGAATACATCGGTGAAGCCTGCAAGCTAGCCCGCAAGTATTTCCGCATGGTGGGCGTAGAAGTCTACCCGGTCAATGTGGACGAATACCGCTACCTGCACGAATGCGGCGTGGACTACGTGACTGTCTTCCAGGAAACCTACGACAAGGTGCGTTTTGAACAACTTCACCTGCTAGGCCACAAGCGCGTATTCCCCTACCGTTTCGATTCCCAGGAACGAGCACTAATGGCCGGCATGCGAGGAGTGGCATTCTCCGCACTTCTTGGACTTTCGGACTTCCGTCGCGATGCGCTTGCCTCGGCACTCCATGTGTATTTCTTACAAAAGAAATATCCGCATGCCGAAATGAGCTTAAGCTGCCCGAGACTGCGCCCCATCATCAATAACGACAAGATTGACCCGCTGGATGTTCACGAAAAAGAACTCTGCCAGGTGCTTTGCGCCTATCGTATCTTCTTGCCGTACGTGGGCATTACGGTCTCGAGCCGCGAAAGTAAGGAATTCCGCAACGGCATCGTGAAGATTGCGGCGACTAAAGTTTCTGCTGGGGTTTCTACCGGAATTGGCGACCACGAAAGCAAGTACAGCGGTCACGATGACGGGGAAGGTGGCGACGAACAGTTCGAAATCAACGACGGTCGCAGTTTTAACGCCATGTACTCTGACATCTCGGGCGAAGGCTTACAGCCTGTGCTGAACGATTACCTTTACGTGTAGGTCTACTTTTTCTTGCCGCCGTTACAGCCGGCATCGCCCAGAGTAGAAAAGCATACACCATGCTTACTATAGAAGGCGTAGTTGTAATTTTTGCCGTTAGGAAGCAAGTACACCTCTAGCGAACCACCGGGATGATTTACACCACTCCACCGGACACTAACAGTGTAGCGGGTGTTCTCGTCTTTTTCGCCCTTATTTAAGGCCTCACTGATAAACATGGGCTTTTTAGGAGCTGTACGCCACCATTGTGCATCATTGTTGTTATGGTCATTCCAAGAAAAAGATGTATAGGTGTCGGTCTCTTTTTTGTAGTTGCCTGTAATTCTTCCAGCGATAATATCTGCAACGCCTTCAAACCCGGCTTCGTTCAATGCATTGTACCATGTTCCACTGGTACCGATTATTTCGCTGATGTTGTGTGTATTGTTTGCTTGGTTATGACTGTTCTGCACATTTATCGACAAACCATTGTGCAGTTCTATAACAAAAAGCGTCGCCCCTCTATTTGAAGAAAGTCCGTTTTTCATTGTCGTGGTTAGAGTAGTCATTTGGTCGCTGTTTTTTTCTTTACCGTTGTGGTTTTCGTCAGGGCATCTCCGTCTTCAACCAGAGCCCTGTTCAACGCATTTCTCAAGTAATAGAACTTTAACAAATCGATCTATTCGCGTGACCGTTCGATAATGCCAAAAATGTTAGGAATAGCGATACCCGCAAGCAAGCCCATAATCACGATGACAATCATGACCTCTATGTGGGTAAAGCCCCGCCTACAACGCTTTGCTTTCTTTTCCATATACCAAAACACTCTAGCCCAAAGATCCAACCCGTACCGAGCACCTAGCACTAGTCACATTTCTTGCTGAAGGATTTGCAAGCATTGTCACCTTCCGTCGAGAAACAAACTCCGTGTTCGGTCTTGAAGGCCTTATTGTTCATGTTTCCGCTACTGGGCAGCAGGGCCACCTCAACGGAACGGCTGCTTGCGTCTCCGCCAGACCATCTGAAGTTCATTGTCAGACGGTAATTTCCAGAGCAGTCACCCTGGTTCAATGCCTTGCTTATAAACATTGGACTCTTGGGGTATGTCCGCCAATTACTACCATCTTTTTTCGCATAATAACTTGTATTTGACTGGTCTAATTTGCTATAATCGGTTTTGTCAAGTCTTGACGCTACGATGTCGGCTACTCCTTCAAATCCTGCTTCCATCAAAGCATTGTACCAAGTACCCCCGTCACCTATAAGCTGACACATGTTGACGCTATTGTTTGCTTTTCCGTGAGACCCCTGTACATTGATGGATACGCCATTCTTGACTTCAATTACAAAAAGAGTTACGCCCTGAGTGCCTTTTAGATATTTGGTTAACGAGTCCTGATTGGCCTTATTGCCACTTGTATAGGCAGTGTTCATGAGAGCGTTCGCATCATCAACAAGCGCCCTGTTCAGCGCTTCTCTCAGATAAAACAGCTTTAGCCGGTCTATGTTTTCTCTAGACCGTTCTATCAAACCCATAATGTTCGGTACCGCAATACCCGCAAGCAAGCCCATTATCACGATGACAATCATGACTTCTATGAGGGTAAAGCCCCGCCTCTTATCGGTAGAATGCTTCCGCAATAATACACCTAAACACATACTCACCCAAAATATACTTAAAAAAACAGAAAATGGCGCATTCTCTGGCCAAAAAACTGATAGCATGCGATAGTCCAAATTGCACTATTAAGGGCGAAAAAGTACTTTTTTTTCTATTATTCTTGCTACAATGAAGCCACTCGACACCACCCTTTATTTCATTACCGACAGCACCTGTGTTGCAGAAAACCGGTTCTTACCTGTGGTGGAGGCCGCCTGCAGGGGCGGTGCCACCATCGTTCAGCTGCGGGAAAAAGACCGGAGTACCCGCGAATATATGGAACTAGCCCGTGCCACCCACGAAATCACCACCCGGTACGGAATTCCGCTGATTATAGACGACCGTGTGGATGTGGCCCTGGCTATCGGAGCCGAGGGTGTTCATGTAGGGCAATCCGACATGCCTGTCCGGGACGCCCGAAGGCTGATGGGGCCAGAAAGAATCGTCGGAGCCACCACCAAGACCGTGCCCCAGGCCCTGGAAGCCTTTGAACAAGGGGCCGATTACCTGGGCTGCGGCGCCATCTACCCCACCACAACCCACGTGAAAACCGTCATCACACCAGTAGAGACATTGAAGGAAATCGTAAAAGCCGTTCCCATCCCGGTGAATGCCATCGGCGGGCTCAACAAAGACAACATCTTCGTGCTGAAAGATTCGGGAATCGCAGGCATATGCGTCGTCTCCGCCATCATGAAGGCCGCCGATCCGGAGGCTGCCACCAGGGAACTCAAGCAGGCGGTCAAAGAGTTGTGAGTAGTGAGTAATGAGTTATGAGTTTTTATGATCGCGCCGAAGGCGCCAAATTACAGACTCAATACTGATAACTGACAACTCATTACTAATTCCGCATTCCACATTACACATTTCAGAACCCCAATACCGCTTCGGAAATCTCGTTGGCTTCGTCGGAGTAGTCGTCAGCCCGATCCGGGATAAACTCCCCCCAAGCTTCGCTGACACCGCAACCCACGCCTACCTCTACGGTAGACCACTTGAATACGGCAAACACCTTCGGGAACATTTCCAGCAGGCCGTCCAACACGTCTTCGGGAGGTTCGTCTTCCACCAGCATGTTGCCGTCCATGGCCAAAAGCTCCGTTTCCGGCAGTTCTTCGAAGCGACACTCGTATTCGTCAGACACGATGGGGTCCACGGAATACCAATCTCCCGAATCTTCGCTAGGGAGTTCCGCCTCCGGAAATTTTTCCATAAAGGCCTGCCACAGAAGGGCAAGGTCTGCCCCCTCGCCAATAAACCGGACTAAAACGCGACAATCCATTTCACCCTCCTTAACAACAAGAATATAAATAAAAAGCAGAGAAAAGATATGCTAGATGGCGGATCAGGTCCGCCATGACGAGATGGAATATCAGGCCGCCATGACGTTCATAACCAGGTTTACCATAACATTTAATTATGGTCAGTCGGGGGGGGGGGCTGAAAAAAAGAAAAACCGGTTCCGAAAACGAAACCGGCTTTTCACTGAGCTACGAAGGGCTCGAACCTTCGACCCACGCCTTAAAAGGGCGTTGCTCTACCAACTGAGCTAGTAGCCCGAGCGACCCAAATATAGAAACTTTTGCCTTTTTGTAAAGGCAAATTTTGTAAATTTAGCCTATGTTCAAGAAGATAAACTTCCAGGTGGTAGCGCTAGCTCTGCTTGCCACCGCGTTCGAGGCACAGGCCTACTTTTCGCAAGGCGATGCCGGTCAGGAAGTTTTCTCCTTCATGTCCACCTTCGACAGCCCCCGAAATGCGGCCCTTGAAAAATCCGCAGCTGCAGCACCATCCGCCGACCCGAGCATCGCCCAACTGAACCCGGCCGCTCTCCGGATGCCCGAAGGAAAGGAACGTACCGTCGGCATGCACTGGCAGACCGGCGAATTCTCCGAAAACCAGGGTTCCCTATACTACACCCGAGACTTCAAACGATTCCTGTACCAGATTTCGTACAACTGGCTGGACTACGGAACTATCGAAGGCTATGACGAATACGGCAACGAGACCGGCAAGGACTACAACCCCCTGAGCCAGCTGGTCACCGCCACGGTAGCATTTCCCATGAAGCATTTCCAGTTCGGCGCCACCCTCAAGTTCGCAAGCGACAGGCTCGCCGACGAAGAGGGTGACCGTACCGCCTTCGGGGCGGCCTTCGACTGGGGCATTTCCTGGCAATCCGAAAACAAGCTGTGGGGACTGGCACTTGTGGCCCGCGATTTCGGTTGCCTGCTGCGGGACTACGTGGACGACGGCGAAGACGAATACTACCCCATGGGGCAAGTGTTCGCCCTTTCCGGATTCATGCGCCCCAAGAGTCTCCCGAAGTTGACAGTCTTTGGCGAAACGAATTTTCCGCGGTATGCAGAGCCTCGCCTGAATATCGGCGCCGAGTACCTGCTGGGCAAGTACTTCGCCATACGGGGCGGTTTCACCCGGACATGGCTGGACCTGAAACGGGACGCCCTGGAGCTGATTCAAGACCGGAGCAGGCCCGACGAATCCAACGAGGCACGCTTCTTGAGCCTCGGCCTCGGCTACAGCATGGGCTTGTTCGCCCTAGACTACAGCTTTTCATACCTGGCCCAAGGGCTCGGGATGGAACACCGGGCCGGCCTGCGGTTTAATTTCTAGGGCTAAACGCTATGCGGCAGTTCGACGTTTTTGTCTGGGATTCGCCTGACATTACCGAGACAAAGCCGTCATTTACCGACCCGGCCCTGGGCTGGTTCTTTACGGACAATTTCAACGAAAGGCTGAACGAAAGCGACGCGGAATGGATCGTCTTTGCAAGCAGCGCCGTAACCATCGACCGAGAATTTTTGAACAGCCTGGCCGAAAACATCTCCGCATTCCCCATGGTGGACGCTTTCGCCCCGAGACTTCGATACGCCTCCATAGAAGACGGCGACAAGAAGTCCGTGAAATTCGTCGGCGGCTTTAGGCTCCACAAGTCCAGGGGAATCGAACCTATCGAAGAGGATGCACCCCTGCGGTATGTGGCCTGCCCAAGACCCGAAATTGCGGTCTTTTCCAGGCGGATAGTCCAGCGGACCGGGGCCTTCGATGCAAGCCTGCCTATTCCGGCACAGATTCTCGACTATGCCCTGAGGATGCACCACGCCGGCGGCAAGTGCTTTTCCGTCCCCTACCTGGTAGCCGGACTGCAAGGAATCCCGATGGCTTTTTCCAGCGAAAACAGGGAATGTCTCCCCCACATCGCCTACGCCCTTTCCAAGTCCCTCGGGATCAAGACCGCACGCTTTGTGACGGCCCACCCGTCGGTCATCGCAATCCTCTGGAAAAGCCGCAAGAGCCTAAGGGAAAAGCGGGACAAGGCCATACTCTTGAGCAAGCTTGCGCCGGAGACTTTACAGGAACTGTATTAATCCGGACGACGTCCAGACCATCAGTAAAAATATCCAGCGGATGCCCCAACAAGTGGGGCATGACGATGATGGAAAAACGACGGGGATTCCCGTCGCTAAAAGGATTTACACTTTCTTGAAAATGAGGGACGTGTTGATTCCGCCGAAGGCGAAGTTGTTGCTCATCACGTATTCCACATCCATCTCGCGACCGTCACCGACGATATAGTCCAGCGGGGCGCATTCCGGGTCCACGTTTTTCAGGTTCAGGTTGGGGCTGAACCAGCCCCGGTTCATCATGTGGATAGACGTCCAGGCCTCGATACCGCCACAAGCGCCCAGGGTATGCCCGATGTAGCTCTTGAGACTGCTGATGGGGGCGCTACGGCCCTTCAGGGCGTTGTAGGTGGCCCAGGTCTCGGCCCGGTCGCCATGCTTGGTGGCTGTTCCGTGACCGTTCACATAGCCGATGGCATCGGGAGTGATTCCCGCATCTTCCAAGGCCAGTTCCAGAGCCCGCTGCATAGTTTCTTGCTTGGGCTGGGTCAGGTGGTCGCCGTCGGTATTGTTACCGAAGCCCACCAGTTCCGCATAAATTTTTGCACCGCGGGCACGGGCATGCTCGTATTCCTCGAGAATCAAGGTGCCGCTTCCTTCGCCAATAACCAAGCCGTCGCGGTCCCGGTCATAGCTGGCGGGAGTGAGTTTGGGCGTATCGTTCTTGACGGACGTTGCAAAAAGCGTATCGAAAACGGCAGATTCCGTGGGGTCCAGCTCGTCGGCACCGCCTGCCACCATAGCGTCCTGCTTGCCGTACTTGATGGCCTCGTAGGCGTTACCGATGGCAAGGCTTCCGGAGGTGCAGGCCGTGTTGGTGGTAATCATGCGGCCCGTAAGCCCAAAGGTCACGCCGATGTTCACGGCGCAGGTCTGAGGCATGGACTTGATGTAGGTGGTAGCCGTAATTTTCGAACTGTCGTTGGTGACAATCATGGAGAAGAAATCTACCAAGGGCATCACGGAGCCCATGGAAGACCCGTAGGCCACGCCGACACGTCCGGAATGCAAGAAATCCTGGTCTTCCAGAAGCCCGGAACATTCCAGGGCCTTCTGGGCGCCCACCGTAGCCAGCAGTGCCACACGGCCCATACCGCGTACCTTGCGGCGGGGCATTTCAGGAAACTGGTAGTTCACCGGAACCGCCAGACGGGTGTTCATCTGCACGTACTTGTCCCATTCGTCCATGCGGACCACCTTGTTCTCCAGCTTTTTCAGGCTGTCGAAAATTTCGTCCATCTCGGAACCCAAGGCCGAAATGCAGGAACCTCCCGTAACAACAACCCTACGGGTCATGCGAGACCTCCGTTTACAGAAATCACCTGGCGGGTGATGTAGGCCGCCCCTTCCGAAAGCAGGAACACTGCCGTGGCGGCAACTTCGCTGGGCTTGCCCACCCGCTTCATGGGCACGGCCTGCAAGATAATGTCCAGGGGAGCGTCCTTGATCATTTCGGTCTCGATAACGCCCGGCGCGATGCTGTTCACCGTGATGTTTCGGCTGGCAAGTTCAGTGGCCAGGGCCTTGGTAGCCCCGATGATGCCCGCCTTGGAGGCGCTGTAGTTTACCTGGCCCCGGTTGCCGATAACGCCGGAAACCGAGGAGATGGTGATAATGCGGCCAATGCGCTTACGACACATGGGCATCACCAGAGGTTGAACCACATTGTAAAAACCGCCCAGGTTGGTATCCACCACCTTGTCCCAGGAATCCCCGCTCATGCCAGCAAAGGTCATGTCGGCACAAACGCCTGCATTAAGAATCAGACCGTAATAAGTTCCGTTTTCCTCAATATCTTTGGTCAATACTTCCCGGCACTGATCGCGGTCGGAAATGTCGAGCTGAAGCCCACGGATTTCTCCACCGGCAGCCTGGACCCTTTGTATAAGTTCATCGACCCTGGTCTTGCCCCTGTTGTAGCCCGCAACAACGGCATAACCTGCCTGGGCAACGGCTTCTGCAATGGCAGAACCGATTCCGCCACTAGCTCCGGTCACAAGAACCTGCTTCTTATCACTCATGGACACTCCTAAGCATTTCAATTATTCCACGCCAATTATAGAAAAAAAGAACCACGAACGCAATTGCCACAGCGACCTATTTACCCCTAGAACCCGCAAACGGAGACAGGATAAAATTGAAAAGAATTCCCAAGAACACGGAAAGGCCAAAAGTGGATACCGGCGAAAATCCGCTGAAAGAAAGGCTCCCGAAAGAGAGGATGGTGGTCAGGGCCGATAGCGCGATGGCAAGTACCGTCACGGCGCTCCCGCGCCCCTCCCTGAAAAACAGGGAGTAATCGATGCCTATACCGAGGGTAAGAATAATTCCCACCGTAGCAAAGAAATTGAAAGGTACACCCAGATAGCCGAACAGCGCCACCGCAAGGCAGGAGGCGCATACTGGAATCCGCATAATGGAACTCGCCCCGGCAAACCCGTAAATGAACAGCAGTACCGCAAACACCAGCACAAAGGCAACCCCAACTAGGGCAAGGGCGGTCAAAGAAAGCCGCGTCAGGTTCTCGTTAATCTGGTTTACCTTGTCCATAAAGTAGATGCCCTCACCTGCAAGGCCAGTAAGCTTGGCGGCGTCATGAACATGGAGAGGCATCACCGCACTGTAGTAGGAATCCCCTACGCGGCCAATCCAGAGGCTGTTCAGAAGTTTTTCGAAATTGGCGGGCAACCTGCCTTCGGGCTCAAGAACTTTCAGGCCCCGGGCCATCGAAGTGCGGAATGCCGAATCGGACCGGAGTCCAAGTTCCCTGTGCATCTCAGTGACAGTCAGGGAATCCATGGCCCGAGAAAGTATTTCGAAATTTCCTTGCTGAACCGAACGGGGCGGAACAAACCTGCTAATGGCAAGGTAGTTCTGCAGCACGCCGTCGGCACGTTCCCGCTCCAAGCGCTTGCAGAAGGCATGTTCCCGCTCCAGCACCTCCTGGACGGAGCTCCCCTTCACCAAGAAGTAACTGCCCGAAGAGCCGAAATCCAGAAGTTCCATGGAAAGCTTTTCCTGGGCAAGGCGCGCAGACGACATGGTGTAGAGGGACTTGAGGTCCGTACCCCACTGCACGCGGTAAATTCCTACGGCTGCGACGGCGACGACCAAAGCAGCCACCGCAAGCGACGCCCACTTTTTCGCTTTGAACACCCCAAGCCATTTTCCGTAACAATCCAAGACCTTTGAAACCATTCCAAGGGCGAAACCCGCAGGAGCGCGGGTCTTCGCGGCAGGCAGGGCCGCAAACAAAAGCGTAATGGTCAAGAAGGAGCTGGCAAGCCCCGCCATGGAGAAAACCGCCATCTGCCGGAGCAGCGGGAAGGGAGCGAAGGTGAGAGCCAAGTACGAAAGTTCCGTGGTCATGAATCCCAGGACAAGTCCCTTGAAAATCAGGCCACGTACACCGCCACCGTCCAGCCGTTCTTCCCGAATCTTCCAGCCCGTAAAGAAATGGATGGCGTAGTCGATGCTCACGCCGATGACGCTGGTCCCGAACACGAAGGTGAAAATATGGATAGAACCGAAAAGCGTCCAGGAGACCGACAGGGCCGAAACGATGGCGATACCAATGGAAAAAAGCGTTAGCGCCAGGGGTACGGCAGACCTGTAGGTGGAAAGGATCAGCAACAGGAGCAACACGATGGACACTCCCGAAATCACGGCCACTTCCAGCTGCGCCCGGGAAGAACTTTCGTAACTGTGGAACGGCACTCCTGTGGTTGCCACCACCAGGGCGGAATCCAACCCTTTCAGTTCCGAAATCTTCTGTTCAATAATCTGGAGGGCGCTACCGTCGCCACCGAAGGTGGATGCACCCGGAACAAGGCTTGCAGACCACATGACGTAGGTCCGTAGGGAATCCCGCAGCACAAGACGCTCATCCCGGAGTTCCACGTTCTTGCTCATGAAGGAGAGGTTTCCCAGAACATCCTCGAAGGCCTGGGCCGAAAGCAAGAAGGGGTCTTCGTCCAGGTTCTCGAGGCTTGCCATGGAAAAGCCTCCGTAGATTTTTTCCAGGGCGTTCTGCTTCAAGAAGGCTCCCCCACCCTGGCGAACGCGGTCCATAAACGCTTCGCTCTGCAATGCATAGCGATATTCCCTGGCGAAGGCACGGGCTTCGTCCATAGAGCTGTCCGACACCAGGTAGCTTACCTTTTCCAGCTGGCCATTCCCGCGCAGCGCCCGGTCGAATTCGTCTGCCGCCGCCTTCGCCTTTTCGAAATCGCTATGGCCCACAAGCACCGTCATCTGGCCCATGGTCCTGCGGGAAAGCTCGGCGTCGGCATCACCCAGACCCGCCGACACCTGCGAAGGCGGCAAAACGGAGAAAAGGTTTGAATCGATTTTCCAGGGGCTAGCGTTCAAGCCCAGCGCAATGATGGCGACATGCAAGATTCCCCAGAGGAGAATCCCCCACTTGTTCATCCGTTTTTTTTCGGGCTTATCCATGAAACTCCGCAGGCTCCATCAGCGCAACAGGGCGGATTCTTCGGGAGTGAGGGAGATGCCCCCTTCCACCTTGGAAAATTCGTAGAGGATGGGATTCCCGTCTCCGTCGGAGAGGGTCACCTTCTCCAGCCACTTGTGGCCCGAGAGCACCACCGACGAAATCTGCTTCTTGATGACGCTTTCCTTGGGAACAAGACCGATGGTCCAAAGTCCGTCCTTCCCCATCTCGAAGAAAATCTGGAATCGTTCTTCCAGCATTTTGCGGTTGCCCGAAAAAATTCCCTGAATGGTCTGGGAAACCTGGCCAAAAACCGCGTTGTCCTTCATGTTCATCTGGGAAACCGCCCCGGAGGCATTTTTCTGGAGCATCTTGTCGCGGGTGATGGCGGTAAGGCTCTGGAAGGGCTTTTCCATATTCCACAAGATGCCCAGGGTATCCGCGATGACGAAACTCCCCGTGGAGACAAAGTCCCGGTTGATTTTCTTGACGGTCCGCACCTGCCTGAAACTCCCCCGTAGGTATTTCTGCTGCTGCATGGCCGAAAGCACCTGGGCAAGTTCCTTGGAACGCTCCACCGTCAAAGGACTTGCAAAGACATCGGCAAACGCCACAGACGTTAGCGCAAGACACAGGAACATTGCCAAAAACAGTTTCATATGACTCAAATATAGCTTGTTTACCCAATTTTTTTTATCTTTCCGAATAGAAACGCTACATCGTGAGAGACATGACTTTTTTCCAACGAATAGCCTACGCCTGGCGGACATACGTGAAGTTACAGACCTTCTTCTTTTTCGGGTTGGGTAGTCTTGTCCAGGCCTCCGTGGTATTTCCGACACTTTTTCTCCTTTCCGGCTTTTCGCGGAAACGGTTCAGCCGGTGGGCCCGTTACGCCATCCACATCGCGCTCAAGATTCTCATCTGGCAGCTGGTGTTGCTGAGGGGTTCCAAATTCAAGGTGGAACACCGTGAACGCCTCAAGGGACTCCACTCCAAGATCATTATCGCCAACCACCCTTCCCTGCTAGACGTGGTGTTGCTGTTTTCCATCATCCCCAACGCCGACTGCATCGTGAAGGGGGCTCTCGGCAAGAACCGCTTTGTCTCCGGAATCGTAAATTCCATCTACATCCTCAATTCAGAATCCTTCGACCAGCAGATGATGGAAGTGAAACGCACCACAGACCAAGGGAACAACCTCATCATCTTCCCCGAAGGTACACGCTCCGAACCGGGCAAGCCGTGGGACTTCAAGAAGGGGGCGGCCAGGTTCGCCATCGGCTGCAAGCGCGACATCGTGCCCATCTACTTTGGCGGAAACGAGATTATCGGGCTTCGCAAGCACGACAAGCTGGTAAGCTACCACCCCAGAGAACAGTACCATTTCTACCTGGACGTGCTGGAAACCATTTCCGTAGAGCCCTACCTGGAAGGCCATCAGGGCGCACAGGTGGTGGCCCTCACCAAAGAGATGCAGCGCCGCCTGGAAGAACGTAGGGATTTGGACCCGGAATACCCACAGAGACTCATTGACCAACAGGCCGAATTGCAAGGTAAGACATGATTGAACAGATTCGCGGAAAACTGATACAGAAAAGCCCCACCTTCGTGGTGGTGGACGTGGCAGGCATCGGCTACGGAGTCAACATCTCCGCACGCACGGGCGGCATGCTCCCCGACGAAAACGCCGAGGTGCTCCTGTACACGAACCTGGTGGTCCGTGAAGATTCCATGACCCTCTTCGGATTTGCGGACCAGGCCGAAAAGGATTTGTTCCTGATGCT
The sequence above is drawn from the Fibrobacter sp. genome and encodes:
- the thiH gene encoding 2-iminoacetate synthase ThiH, with amino-acid sequence MEIIQSDIADKVLAESENYDYSKYTGKDVKRALEHERCTLEDFKALLSPAAAPYLEQMAAKAKIETSKHFGNNVYFFTPLYIANYCENYCVYCGFNCYNHIKRMQLTMEQIEHEMKVIADSGMEEILILTGESRAKSSVEYIGEACKLARKYFRMVGVEVYPVNVDEYRYLHECGVDYVTVFQETYDKVRFEQLHLLGHKRVFPYRFDSQERALMAGMRGVAFSALLGLSDFRRDALASALHVYFLQKKYPHAEMSLSCPRLRPIINNDKIDPLDVHEKELCQVLCAYRIFLPYVGITVSSRESKEFRNGIVKIAATKVSAGVSTGIGDHESKYSGHDDGEGGDEQFEINDGRSFNAMYSDISGEGLQPVLNDYLYV
- a CDS encoding prepilin-type N-terminal cleavage/methylation domain-containing protein, with the translated sequence MCLGVLLRKHSTDKRRGFTLIEVMIVIVIMGLLAGIAVPNIMGLIERSRENIDRLKLFYLREALNRALVDDANALMNTAYTSGNKANQDSLTKYLKGTQGVTLFVIEVKNGVSINVQGSHGKANNSVNMCQLIGDGGTWYNALMEAGFEGVADIVASRLDKTDYSKLDQSNTSYYAKKDGSNWRTYPKSPMFISKALNQGDCSGNYRLTMNFRWSGGDASSRSVEVALLPSSGNMNNKAFKTEHGVCFSTEGDNACKSFSKKCD
- the thiE gene encoding thiamine phosphate synthase; the encoded protein is MKPLDTTLYFITDSTCVAENRFLPVVEAACRGGATIVQLREKDRSTREYMELARATHEITTRYGIPLIIDDRVDVALAIGAEGVHVGQSDMPVRDARRLMGPERIVGATTKTVPQALEAFEQGADYLGCGAIYPTTTHVKTVITPVETLKEIVKAVPIPVNAIGGLNKDNIFVLKDSGIAGICVVSAIMKAADPEAATRELKQAVKEL
- a CDS encoding beta-ketoacyl-ACP synthase, yielding MTRRVVVTGGSCISALGSEMDEIFDSLKKLENKVVRMDEWDKYVQMNTRLAVPVNYQFPEMPRRKVRGMGRVALLATVGAQKALECSGLLEDQDFLHSGRVGVAYGSSMGSVMPLVDFFSMIVTNDSSKITATTYIKSMPQTCAVNIGVTFGLTGRMITTNTACTSGSLAIGNAYEAIKYGKQDAMVAGGADELDPTESAVFDTLFATSVKNDTPKLTPASYDRDRDGLVIGEGSGTLILEEYEHARARGAKIYAELVGFGNNTDGDHLTQPKQETMQRALELALEDAGITPDAIGYVNGHGTATKHGDRAETWATYNALKGRSAPISSLKSYIGHTLGACGGIEAWTSIHMMNRGWFSPNLNLKNVDPECAPLDYIVGDGREMDVEYVMSNNFAFGGINTSLIFKKV
- the fabG gene encoding 3-oxoacyl-ACP reductase FabG, with product MSDKKQVLVTGASGGIGSAIAEAVAQAGYAVVAGYNRGKTRVDELIQRVQAAGGEIRGLQLDISDRDQCREVLTKDIEENGTYYGLILNAGVCADMTFAGMSGDSWDKVVDTNLGGFYNVVQPLVMPMCRKRIGRIITISSVSGVIGNRGQVNYSASKAGIIGATKALATELASRNITVNSIAPGVIETEMIKDAPLDIILQAVPMKRVGKPSEVAATAVFLLSEGAAYITRQVISVNGGLA
- a CDS encoding MMPL family transporter gives rise to the protein MDKPEKKRMNKWGILLWGILHVAIIALGLNASPWKIDSNLFSVLPPSQVSAGLGDADAELSRRTMGQMTVLVGHSDFEKAKAAADEFDRALRGNGQLEKVSYLVSDSSMDEARAFAREYRYALQSEAFMDRVRQGGGAFLKQNALEKIYGGFSMASLENLDEDPFLLSAQAFEDVLGNLSFMSKNVELRDERLVLRDSLRTYVMWSASLVPGASTFGGDGSALQIIEQKISELKGLDSALVVATTGVPFHSYESSSRAQLEVAVISGVSIVLLLLLILSTYRSAVPLALTLFSIGIAIVSALSVSWTLFGSIHIFTFVFGTSVIGVSIDYAIHFFTGWKIREERLDGGGVRGLIFKGLVLGFMTTELSYLALTFAPFPLLRQMAVFSMAGLASSFLTITLLFAALPAAKTRAPAGFALGMVSKVLDCYGKWLGVFKAKKWASLAVAALVVAVAAVGIYRVQWGTDLKSLYTMSSARLAQEKLSMELLDFGSSGSYFLVKGSSVQEVLEREHAFCKRLERERADGVLQNYLAISRFVPPRSVQQGNFEILSRAMDSLTVTEMHRELGLRSDSAFRTSMARGLKVLEPEGRLPANFEKLLNSLWIGRVGDSYYSAVMPLHVHDAAKLTGLAGEGIYFMDKVNQINENLTRLSLTALALVGVAFVLVFAVLLFIYGFAGASSIMRIPVCASCLAVALFGYLGVPFNFFATVGIILTLGIGIDYSLFFREGRGSAVTVLAIALSALTTILSFGSLSFSGFSPVSTFGLSVFLGILFNFILSPFAGSRGK
- a CDS encoding outer membrane lipoprotein carrier protein LolA codes for the protein MKLFLAMFLCLALTSVAFADVFASPLTVERSKELAQVLSAMQQQKYLRGSFRQVRTVKKINRDFVSTGSFVIADTLGILWNMEKPFQSLTAITRDKMLQKNASGAVSQMNMKDNAVFGQVSQTIQGIFSGNRKMLEERFQIFFEMGKDGLWTIGLVPKESVIKKQISSVVLSGHKWLEKVTLSDGDGNPILYEFSKVEGGISLTPEESALLR